The nucleotide sequence ATGAAATACCGTGAGTCAGTTCAAATACAGTGATTGGAGATGTAGAGAGATCTTGGCTCTCGTCCATATGAGACGCTTTTGCTCTTTAATTCTTGAATTCTTGTACTTTGACTATCTTCTTAACACGTGTTTAACGatgtgttatattatataatataatacatacaCCCTCACCTTCTAAACAAGGCGCTTCCTCGATAAATTTCAATGCAAATCTCTTGAGCATTTTTCATCTTCTTTGACCTATGTGTACACTAGAGAATCATTGAAGTTCCCTTTGCGATTGGCATAACAAAATAGATTATCTTGTAAAGAGGAAACGCCGTCGAAAAGCATCATACCGTTTAAAAAGATTGCCCTTGTGTCAAGTAATTACGTATAAGTTAAAATTTAAGAGCTTTTAACGATTAGCGTAATACACAAGGAGGAAAGAAACATTTGTACTTGAGAACATTGCCCAAAAATAGAGATAGTTCTTGTGATTGAGAAGTTTTTTGCAGATTGTAGGCAAAATGAATACACTCAAGTATCAAGTTTCAAGTATTAATGAACCTCTCACTTTAGGGATGTAAGGCCAATTTTAGCAAGTGTACAAATGTAAAGTACTCTGGGAAAATAGTAAGGTCATTTGATATGGTGTATCCTATTGCTATTTGACACTTGATGCTTAATGATGTTTTTACTGTGACGACTCAGCAGTCGCAACTGGACATTCATTGTCTGTGGCACTCGTTTCAATGTTTGTTAGATTCTCTGAAGATGTTTCTGCTGATATATTAAGAGAACTTGCTTCTAAGATCGTGATAACATCAGCTTTAGATTCAGATGTTCTAGAAAGAATTAAAACAAGTATAAGAATATATAGAATACacaaagtaataaaaatataaataaaaattacctATTTTCTACAATAGTCAGATTTGCATTACTGTCAGGTATATTTACAGGAGTTTCTATACAATCTGATTTTGGTATACTAAATACGTTAATTTCTTCAGTCTTGGATTCAATATCTTGGGCCTTGTTGACGTGTTGTTGGTTTTCGCTATTCTTTAAATTGCTGCCAGCATCACTTTCAGGcaaagatatattttcatttacaatTGGCACTTCAGGCAGTTCAGCTTTTGCTTCATTGCAAGGCTTACTTTGAAAACTGATATCAGTGCCGAATGCACTATTAAAATTGTCAAAATTAGCCCAACCTGTCTGTTCTACAGGTTCTGGAACATCAGTATTCCAAAGATTAATTGTTGCTGTACCAGGTATTGCTGATAATGGTTTCATGGAATTCCAAGCTTAAATAAAATAGCATAATTATTAATCTATATTTCATCACCCAAGTTTAAGTacctatatattttttatctataAATGTCTTACGATCAGTTGGTTCCTCTTCCAAACCCATATCAGGAATATCATCTAAATCTTCTTCATCAGAAGAACTTGAAttatcatgtttttttttatttagccAATCCGATTTATCTTCATCCGTTTTCTTAGTAGATTCATCAGaaagttcttttttttcatcgcaaattttattgaacaTTTCCTGTCTTTTTTCATAACTATCATCTGAGAGATCAAATGCATCGTAATTGAATTCATTTCTGAAATAAACGGTAAAAGTGGATTTGTATTGAGgttaattttaaactattgtatttttgataaatataaatctaaacTCTTACTGCCAGTTATCGTCTCCATCATGATGATATTTCTCCATTCGAAAGTTATAATCACCATCGACATATGCAGGTACCGTAGATTGTTCAGCGTAATTGTTACATAACTACAAACAATCCATAATTTTATACTTATTTCATTTGTAAAAGTATCGCGAATagttatgtaaaaaaaaaataatcactaACTTCTTGCCCATATGCATCTTGTGGGAAAGAAGCATATTCATCTGAGTTGCCACTTGATGACATCATATAGGCCTCTGGGGGTTCTCcctataaattttaaatgttttttacCTGTTGCCAAATTGTTTttctgaaataaataattaatgtcTCAAATAACTAACCAGTGTAagttgttgttttttattaatttcgtCTAATTTTGATGATACGAAATTCTCCCACTTTTGCATACTTTCTTCATCCAAGTTACTTTTTAAGTAGCTTGACAGAACATTACTTTCCTCACATTGTGTTACAATTTCATTGGCCATTATAATAAGATGACCCATGTATCCTTGCCTAACGCCATTCTTTTCATTCCTAGAGAATAGACAGAAAACagaaataaccaatttttaataaatatttattgtcaCAGAATAGTTGCTGCTCCACTTACAGTGTATTGTTATCATTAGTTTCCCAAGCTTCCAGAATTCTATTGattaatttacattttataaatatctaaacaaataaaatttaataaattattttaaaactttgtatactgtataattataaaacacTAATAATTTGAAATAGCACTTACATGAGAATACATAATTTCATTAACATTAGGACAATCACAGTTTATTACTAATGATAAGCACTGTTGTACTTGAGTATGTAAAAAGTTGTTCCATGcaaattggaaaaataaatcctaaaacaaa is from Nasonia vitripennis strain AsymCx chromosome 1, Nvit_psr_1.1, whole genome shotgun sequence and encodes:
- the LOC100114643 gene encoding serine/threonine-protein phosphatase 6 regulatory subunit 3 isoform X2, which produces MMSGMFWHNNYAPSVQIDSLLSEEDVTLQKLMDAEDILQECKSQNKKLIEYLTRPDILEELVNLITEEPSSELEERWRYKYSNVACELLTCDVPIFTEKLAANEMLLSKLYSFIDKDQPLNPLLASFFSKTLHALLRRASDQNWFSHQYVCLQVLESLKSRKNCVDLLLQHIQTSAIMDLILILLTKIEGDEMRQNILNWLDDQQLVPRLVKLLSPSSDPEKHTNASQLLCDIVKSPRMEPEKRPDPILQSLQSEETTKLILDTILCGEKLESSIVGGVRILINLLGQRENKKAESSETYGVPFNNIVEDEQRDKFALVIIPYLDKFNHLLLDPPEKPSVKTTAGFLEKPFGRSRLYILKLYVSLLSTENSKVFEKFAELNTFNILFDLFFQFAWNNFLHTQVQQCLSLVINCDCPNVNEIMYSHIFIKCKLINRILEAWETNDNNTLNEKNGVRQGYMGHLIIMANEIVTQCEESNVLSSYLKSNLDEESMQKWENFVSSKLDEINKKQQLTLGEPPEAYMMSSSGNSDEYASFPQDAYGQELCNNYAEQSTVPAYVDGDYNFRMEKYHHDGDDNWQNEFNYDAFDLSDDSYEKRQEMFNKICDEKKELSDESTKKTDEDKSDWLNKKKHDNSSSSDEEDLDDIPDMGLEEEPTDPWNSMKPLSAIPGTATINLWNTDVPEPVEQTGWANFDNFNSAFGTDISFQSKPCNEAKAELPEVPIVNENISLPESDAGSNLKNSENQQHVNKAQDIESKTEEINVFSIPKSDCIETPVNIPDSNANLTIVENRTSESKADVITILEASSLNISAETSSENLTNIETSATDNECPVATAESSQ
- the LOC100114643 gene encoding serine/threonine-protein phosphatase 6 regulatory subunit 3 isoform X1, which produces MLFSVFFLSLTCASNAFTVISFETCCTYISMMSGMFWHNNYAPSVQIDSLLSEEDVTLQKLMDAEDILQECKSQNKKLIEYLTRPDILEELVNLITEEPSSELEERWRYKYSNVACELLTCDVPIFTEKLAANEMLLSKLYSFIDKDQPLNPLLASFFSKTLHALLRRASDQNWFSHQYVCLQVLESLKSRKNCVDLLLQHIQTSAIMDLILILLTKIEGDEMRQNILNWLDDQQLVPRLVKLLSPSSDPEKHTNASQLLCDIVKSPRMEPEKRPDPILQSLQSEETTKLILDTILCGEKLESSIVGGVRILINLLGQRENKKAESSETYGVPFNNIVEDEQRDKFALVIIPYLDKFNHLLLDPPEKPSVKTTAGFLEKPFGRSRLYILKLYVSLLSTENSKVFEKFAELNTFNILFDLFFQFAWNNFLHTQVQQCLSLVINCDCPNVNEIMYSHIFIKCKLINRILEAWETNDNNTLNEKNGVRQGYMGHLIIMANEIVTQCEESNVLSSYLKSNLDEESMQKWENFVSSKLDEINKKQQLTLGEPPEAYMMSSSGNSDEYASFPQDAYGQELCNNYAEQSTVPAYVDGDYNFRMEKYHHDGDDNWQNEFNYDAFDLSDDSYEKRQEMFNKICDEKKELSDESTKKTDEDKSDWLNKKKHDNSSSSDEEDLDDIPDMGLEEEPTDPWNSMKPLSAIPGTATINLWNTDVPEPVEQTGWANFDNFNSAFGTDISFQSKPCNEAKAELPEVPIVNENISLPESDAGSNLKNSENQQHVNKAQDIESKTEEINVFSIPKSDCIETPVNIPDSNANLTIVENRTSESKADVITILEASSLNISAETSSENLTNIETSATDNECPVATAESSQ